A region from the Candidatus Reconcilbacillus cellulovorans genome encodes:
- a CDS encoding ribonuclease PH, which produces MRLDGRRADEMREVRITPHYIRHAEGSVLMELGATVVLCTATVEEKVPPFLKGQGRGWVTAEYAMLPRATQVRNQRESAKGRPSGRTMEIQRMIGRALRSVVSLEALGERTVVLDCDVLQADGGTRTASLTGAYLALAFALERLVGEGKLDRLPLTDFLAAVSVGLVDGRAVLDLNYEEDVRAEVDMNVAVTGRGLLVEIQGTGESAPFSRATLDELLRLAEIGAQRLIEAQKRALGPLAHDIGKEVAHGPIGQAVGDRDEK; this is translated from the coding sequence TTGCGTCTTGACGGGCGTCGAGCGGACGAGATGCGCGAGGTGCGCATTACGCCTCATTATATCCGCCATGCGGAAGGATCCGTTCTCATGGAGCTCGGCGCGACGGTTGTGCTTTGTACGGCGACGGTGGAGGAGAAGGTGCCGCCTTTTCTAAAAGGACAGGGGCGAGGCTGGGTGACGGCCGAATACGCGATGCTGCCGCGCGCGACACAAGTGCGCAACCAACGCGAGTCTGCCAAGGGGCGTCCTTCCGGCAGAACGATGGAAATCCAACGAATGATCGGCCGCGCGCTTCGCTCCGTCGTGTCGCTGGAGGCGCTTGGAGAGCGGACGGTCGTGCTCGACTGCGACGTGCTTCAGGCCGACGGCGGCACGCGGACGGCTTCGCTGACCGGCGCTTATCTTGCTCTGGCGTTCGCGCTGGAGCGCCTGGTCGGCGAAGGCAAGCTGGATCGCCTGCCGTTGACCGATTTTCTGGCAGCTGTAAGCGTCGGGCTCGTCGACGGGCGGGCGGTGCTTGATCTGAATTACGAAGAAGACGTGCGAGCCGAGGTCGACATGAACGTCGCCGTGACGGGACGGGGACTGCTGGTGGAAATCCAGGGAACCGGCGAGTCGGCGCCGTTTTCGCGTGCGACGCTGGATGAACTGCTGCGCCTTGCGGAAATCGGCGCGCAGCGGTTGATCGAGGCGCAAAAACGGGCGCTAGGGCCGCTTGCGCACGACATCGGGAAGGAGGTCGCGCATGGACCGATCGGACAGGCGGTTGGTGATCGCGACGAGAAATGA
- a CDS encoding phosphatidylglycerophosphatase A has product MHPERTESGCDEIARSARIWLIRRGVTAEDIAELVYVLQKDYIPGLTRDECLENVEHALSKRDVQNAVLTGIQLDELAEQGKLTQPLLAMIREDDRLYGCDEALATAIVGVYGTIGLTNYGYIDRLKPGILRKLDDRRDGETHTFLDDIVGALAAAAASRIAHRRAAVRV; this is encoded by the coding sequence ATGCATCCTGAACGAACCGAGTCCGGTTGCGACGAAATCGCACGGTCAGCCCGGATTTGGCTGATTCGGCGCGGCGTTACGGCCGAAGACATCGCAGAACTTGTATACGTCCTGCAAAAAGACTATATCCCCGGCCTGACGCGCGACGAATGTCTTGAAAACGTCGAGCACGCGTTGTCCAAACGCGACGTTCAAAACGCGGTACTGACCGGTATCCAACTCGACGAGCTTGCGGAACAGGGAAAACTCACCCAGCCGCTTCTGGCGATGATCCGCGAAGACGACCGACTGTACGGCTGCGACGAGGCACTTGCGACGGCGATCGTCGGCGTATACGGCACCATCGGCCTGACCAACTACGGCTACATCGACAGATTGAAACCCGGTATCCTCCGCAAACTCGACGACCGCCGCGACGGCGAAACCCACACCTTCCTCGATGACATCGTCGGCGCGCTTGCAGCCGCGGCGGCAAGCCGCATCGCGCACCGCCGCGCCGCCGTACGCGTCTAG
- a CDS encoding MBL fold metallo-hydrolase, translating to MKRARELFPGLFRVRLPLPFPLQSVNAYVVRGDDGFTVIDAGLRSPETEVAWSEAMRELGMTDADVVRIVLTHHHPDHLGMAGVLQERSRAPVYLSAEGAAQARLLWGPGSPMTEALLELFARHGMDAGTLADMRVHLDGFAAQVSPLPEFTELRSGEFVPIGDGGFRAIATPGHAAGHFAFYEAFEAAPTDSADGGTAGTGGVLFCGDHVLEKITPNVGFLPGFDDDPLGSFLKSLEALGTLSVRIAYPGHGEPFSSFGARTSAIIEHHRRRLAAIEAMLAEPMSAYAVCRRLFGDRLTIHQLRFAMAETLAHLVYLERRGRLVAQERGGVVAFEAAVSRSRVS from the coding sequence TTGAAACGGGCAAGAGAGCTCTTTCCCGGGCTGTTTCGGGTGCGTCTGCCGCTGCCGTTTCCCTTGCAGTCGGTCAACGCGTACGTCGTCCGCGGCGACGACGGCTTTACGGTGATCGACGCCGGCTTGCGATCGCCGGAAACGGAGGTGGCATGGTCGGAGGCGATGCGGGAGCTCGGCATGACCGACGCCGACGTCGTCCGCATCGTGTTGACGCATCATCATCCCGATCATCTCGGCATGGCCGGCGTGCTGCAGGAGCGGTCGCGGGCGCCGGTCTATCTGAGCGCCGAGGGAGCGGCGCAGGCGAGGCTGCTGTGGGGGCCGGGGTCGCCGATGACCGAGGCGTTGTTGGAGTTGTTCGCGCGCCACGGCATGGACGCCGGCACGTTGGCCGACATGCGGGTGCATCTCGACGGCTTCGCCGCCCAGGTGTCGCCGCTGCCCGAATTTACGGAGTTGCGTTCGGGCGAATTCGTGCCGATCGGCGACGGCGGATTTCGGGCGATCGCGACGCCGGGGCACGCGGCGGGCCATTTTGCGTTTTACGAAGCGTTCGAAGCCGCCCCGACGGACTCGGCAGACGGGGGAACGGCCGGAACGGGCGGCGTCCTGTTTTGCGGCGACCATGTTCTTGAAAAAATTACGCCGAATGTCGGCTTTCTGCCCGGTTTCGACGACGATCCGCTGGGGTCGTTTTTGAAAAGCCTTGAAGCCCTCGGTACGCTGTCGGTGCGCATCGCGTATCCCGGGCACGGCGAACCGTTTTCGTCGTTCGGCGCTCGGACGTCGGCGATCATCGAACATCACCGCCGCAGGTTGGCGGCCATCGAGGCGATGTTGGCGGAACCGATGTCGGCCTATGCCGTCTGTCGGAGGCTGTTCGGCGACCGGTTGACTATTCACCAGTTAAGGTTTGCGATGGCGGAAACGTTGGCGCATCTGGTCTATCTTGAAAGGCGCGGCCGACTGGTCGCGCAAGAGCGGGGCGGTGTCGTCGCGTTCGAGGCGGCCGTTTCGAGAAGCCGGGTGTCGTAA
- a CDS encoding SAM-dependent methyltransferase translates to MTGWYERSFGPDYLIVYRHRDFAGARVEVRGMLRLLDLPEGASVLDLCCGTGRHALALAEAGYRVTGVDLSETLLKEASRRDAAGKVRWVRGDMRAVPLDGPFDAVVNWFTSFGYFESDEDNGRVLHEIERLLRPGGRWLIDFLNPDRVLASLVPHSVRRDGGVWIEERRFSDGRFVFKTIRLSEPGKPDRTYEERIRLYRLDDFQRLLAGTQLVVETVCGDYDGSAYDRLQSPRLILIGSKRAVNST, encoded by the coding sequence ATGACGGGTTGGTATGAACGCAGTTTCGGACCGGACTACTTGATCGTTTACCGGCATCGCGATTTCGCGGGAGCACGGGTGGAAGTGCGCGGCATGCTGCGGCTGCTCGATTTGCCGGAAGGTGCTTCCGTCCTCGATCTGTGCTGCGGCACGGGGCGTCATGCGTTGGCGTTGGCCGAAGCGGGTTATCGCGTGACCGGCGTCGATTTGTCAGAAACGCTTTTGAAGGAGGCGAGCCGCCGCGATGCTGCCGGAAAGGTGCGCTGGGTGCGCGGCGACATGCGTGCGGTGCCGCTCGACGGGCCGTTCGACGCCGTCGTGAACTGGTTTACGTCGTTCGGTTATTTTGAAAGCGATGAGGATAACGGCCGGGTGCTTCATGAAATCGAACGCCTGCTTCGGCCGGGCGGGCGGTGGCTGATCGATTTTCTCAATCCGGACCGTGTGCTGGCGTCGCTCGTTCCGCATTCCGTGCGTCGGGACGGCGGCGTTTGGATCGAGGAGCGTCGGTTTTCGGACGGCCGGTTTGTTTTTAAAACGATTCGGCTGTCGGAACCGGGGAAGCCCGACCGAACGTATGAGGAGCGGATCCGGCTGTATCGGCTCGATGATTTTCAGCGATTGTTGGCGGGCACGCAGCTCGTCGTCGAGACGGTTTGCGGCGATTACGACGGTTCGGCCTATGACCGGCTGCAATCGCCTCGGCTCATTCTGATCGGATCGAAGCGGGCGGTGAATTCGACTTGA
- a CDS encoding stage V sporulation protein R has protein sequence MGAAKETAELERAIARITELAREHGLDFFPMRYEICPAQVLYSIGAYGMPTRFSHWSFGKAYERMKAEYDHGLSRIYELVVNSDPCYAFLLDTNSLLQNKLIVAHVLGHSDFFKNNALFSATDRNMIDRMAVFAERVRQFEQEYGTDEVEACLDAGLAIAEHVDPHARFARGKGFAESDGETKDVIGFIAEQARYLKDWQREILYRLRAEMLYFWPQLETKILNEGWATYWHLRLVRELDLTDAEIVEFAKMNAGVLAPGPGRLNPYYLGYGILRAIERKEGTDALFEVRATESDVSLIRNYLTKELVEELDLFVFRKQQQVYRVTATDAEEVRRELIASRTNGGFPYITVKDGDYKSRGELLLAHRYEGVELDKKYAQRTLPLVYRLWGRPVHLRTVADGKPVLYSWDGKDWSESAA, from the coding sequence ATGGGCGCGGCGAAAGAGACGGCCGAACTGGAACGGGCGATCGCGCGGATTACGGAGTTGGCGCGGGAACACGGCCTTGATTTTTTTCCGATGCGGTACGAGATTTGCCCGGCGCAGGTCTTGTATTCGATCGGCGCGTACGGGATGCCGACGCGGTTTTCCCACTGGAGTTTCGGCAAGGCATATGAGCGGATGAAGGCGGAATACGACCACGGGTTGAGCCGCATTTACGAGCTGGTCGTCAATTCCGACCCGTGCTACGCGTTTTTGCTCGACACGAACTCGCTTTTGCAGAACAAGCTGATCGTCGCGCACGTGCTCGGCCACAGCGACTTTTTCAAGAACAACGCGCTGTTTTCCGCGACGGACCGCAACATGATCGACCGGATGGCGGTGTTCGCCGAGCGCGTCCGGCAGTTCGAGCAGGAGTACGGGACGGACGAAGTCGAGGCGTGCCTCGATGCGGGGCTGGCGATCGCCGAACACGTCGACCCGCACGCGCGGTTCGCCCGCGGCAAGGGGTTCGCCGAAAGCGACGGCGAGACGAAGGACGTCATCGGGTTTATTGCGGAACAGGCGCGCTATTTGAAAGACTGGCAGCGCGAGATTTTATATAGGTTGCGCGCGGAAATGCTGTATTTCTGGCCGCAGCTGGAAACGAAAATTTTAAATGAGGGGTGGGCGACGTACTGGCACTTGCGGCTTGTCCGCGAGCTGGATCTGACCGACGCGGAAATCGTCGAGTTCGCGAAAATGAACGCAGGGGTGCTGGCGCCCGGTCCCGGGCGGCTCAATCCGTATTACCTCGGTTACGGTATTCTGCGCGCGATCGAGCGGAAGGAAGGGACGGACGCCCTGTTCGAGGTGCGCGCGACGGAATCCGACGTGTCGCTCATCCGCAATTACCTGACCAAGGAACTTGTGGAAGAACTCGATTTGTTCGTTTTCCGGAAACAGCAGCAGGTGTACCGCGTGACGGCGACCGATGCCGAGGAGGTCAGGCGCGAGCTGATCGCGTCGCGGACGAACGGCGGGTTTCCGTACATCACGGTGAAGGACGGAGACTACAAGAGCCGCGGCGAATTGCTGCTTGCGCATCGTTACGAGGGCGTCGAGCTCGACAAAAAATACGCGCAGCGGACGCTGCCGCTCGTTTACAGGCTGTGGGGCAGGCCGGTCCATCTGCGGACGGTGGCCGACGGCAAACCGGTTCTATACAGCTGGGACGGAAAAGATTGGTCGGAGTCCGCGGCCTAA
- a CDS encoding sporulation protein YhbH, whose product MQPKEPSFIVSREDWSLHRKGEIDQERHRKKVMEAIRNRLPDLIAEESIITSQGDRIVKVPIRSLDEPRFRFRLDDRPMVGQGKGGTRVGDVVGGAPQEASGAGSGAGEEPGVDYYEADVTVDELAELVFEDLRLPRLKPKRSQDAVATDVRFNDVRRTGLMSNVDKRRTLLEALKRQALAGRPPAAGVGGVGPIRNEDLRFKTWEEIEKPYSSAVVLAMMDTSGSMGTFEKYVARSFFFWMVRFLRTKYDRVDIRFLAHDVEAREVDEQSFFTKGESGGTKCSSVYELAIRIVDGDYPGEDRNVYAFHFSDGDNLDSDNALTVRRVRELIDRANLVGYGEIRRHGGAGGRLWTELSALRHEAFVCVELRDKSDVYKALKTFFGDAMAS is encoded by the coding sequence ATGCAACCGAAAGAACCTTCCTTCATCGTGTCGCGCGAGGACTGGTCGCTGCACCGCAAAGGGGAAATCGATCAGGAGCGCCACCGCAAAAAAGTGATGGAAGCGATCCGCAACCGTCTTCCCGATCTCATCGCGGAGGAATCGATCATTACCTCCCAGGGCGACCGGATCGTCAAGGTGCCGATCCGCAGCCTCGACGAGCCTCGTTTCCGTTTCCGGCTCGACGACCGGCCGATGGTCGGCCAGGGCAAGGGCGGCACGCGCGTCGGCGACGTCGTCGGGGGCGCGCCGCAGGAGGCGTCCGGCGCGGGAAGCGGCGCCGGCGAGGAACCCGGCGTCGATTACTATGAAGCGGACGTGACGGTCGACGAGCTGGCGGAACTCGTATTCGAGGACCTGCGTTTGCCGAGGCTCAAGCCGAAGCGTTCGCAGGACGCGGTCGCGACCGACGTCCGGTTCAACGACGTCCGCAGGACCGGCCTGATGAGCAACGTCGACAAGCGCCGGACGCTGCTCGAAGCGCTCAAGCGGCAGGCATTGGCCGGCAGGCCGCCGGCGGCGGGTGTGGGCGGCGTCGGGCCGATTCGGAACGAAGATCTCCGTTTTAAGACGTGGGAGGAAATCGAAAAGCCGTACAGTTCGGCGGTCGTGCTCGCCATGATGGACACGTCGGGCTCGATGGGAACGTTCGAGAAATATGTGGCGCGCAGTTTCTTTTTCTGGATGGTGCGGTTTTTGCGGACGAAATACGACCGCGTCGACATCCGGTTTCTCGCCCACGACGTCGAAGCACGCGAAGTCGACGAGCAGTCGTTTTTCACGAAAGGGGAAAGCGGCGGCACGAAATGTTCGTCGGTCTACGAGCTGGCGATCCGGATCGTCGACGGCGACTATCCCGGCGAAGACCGCAATGTCTACGCTTTTCACTTTTCCGACGGCGACAATCTCGATTCGGACAACGCGCTTACGGTCCGGCGGGTACGCGAGCTGATCGACCGCGCCAACCTGGTCGGCTACGGCGAAATCCGGCGCCACGGCGGTGCAGGCGGCCGGCTGTGGACGGAATTGTCCGCTCTGCGGCACGAGGCGTTCGTCTGCGTCGAATTGCGCGACAAGTCTGACGTTTACAAGGCGCTCAAAACGTTTTTCGGCGACGCGATGGCAAGCTGA
- a CDS encoding protein prkA: MAFLEKLTAYREREKELHWEGSFVEYLDIVRQRPYVAGTAHELIYRMIESYGVRELGDGRREYLFFSRELFGLEDAIQTLVEEYFRPAAQRLDVRKRLLLLMGPVSGGKSTLVTLLKRGLEAFTRTPEGAVYAIKGCPMQEEPLHLIPHELRAEFQAEYGVRIEGDLCPVCRLRLEEEYGGRVEDVRVVRVLFSEAERVGIGTFAPSDPKSQDIADLTGSVDFSTIAQYGSESDPRAYRFDGELNKANRGMMEFQEMLKCDEKFLWNLLSLTQEGNFKAGRFALISADELVVAHTNETEYRAFIANKKNEALHSRMIVMRIPYNLRVSQEERIYRKLIDASNLQGVHIAPNALWTAAVFSVLSRLREPKKPGIDLVKKMYLYDGAEVDGVKQADVEELRREHPDEGMSGVDPRYVINRISSALIKGGKACINALDVLKSLKDGLDQHPSITKEERERLLNLITVARKEYDHRAKTEVQRAFVFSFEESARTLFNNYLDNVEAYCHGYKMKDPITGEEREPDENLMRSIEEQIGVTENQKRAFREEILIKISALARRGKSFDYTSHERLKEAIEKKLFADLKDVVKITTSSHHPDEAQVKRMNEVSRRLIDHHGYCAVCANELLKYVGGLLNR; this comes from the coding sequence ATGGCGTTTCTGGAGAAGCTGACGGCTTATCGCGAACGGGAAAAAGAGCTGCACTGGGAAGGTTCGTTCGTCGAGTATCTCGACATCGTCCGCCAGCGGCCTTATGTGGCGGGGACGGCCCACGAACTCATTTACCGGATGATCGAATCGTACGGCGTCCGCGAGCTGGGGGACGGCCGGCGCGAGTATCTGTTTTTCAGCCGCGAGCTGTTCGGTCTGGAAGACGCGATCCAGACGCTGGTCGAGGAATATTTCCGGCCGGCGGCGCAGCGGCTGGACGTGCGGAAGCGGCTGCTTTTGCTTATGGGACCGGTCAGCGGGGGCAAATCGACGCTGGTGACGCTGCTCAAGCGCGGTCTGGAGGCGTTCACGCGGACGCCGGAAGGCGCGGTGTACGCGATCAAGGGTTGTCCGATGCAGGAGGAGCCGCTGCATTTGATTCCCCATGAACTGCGCGCGGAGTTTCAGGCGGAATACGGCGTGCGGATCGAAGGCGACCTTTGCCCGGTGTGCCGTCTGCGTCTGGAGGAAGAGTACGGCGGACGCGTCGAGGACGTGCGCGTGGTGCGCGTGCTGTTTTCGGAGGCGGAGCGCGTCGGCATCGGGACGTTCGCGCCGTCGGACCCGAAGTCGCAGGACATCGCCGATCTGACCGGCAGCGTCGACTTTTCGACGATCGCGCAGTACGGCTCCGAATCCGACCCGCGCGCGTACCGGTTCGACGGCGAGCTGAACAAGGCGAACCGCGGTATGATGGAATTCCAAGAAATGCTTAAGTGCGATGAGAAATTTCTCTGGAACCTGTTGTCGCTGACCCAGGAGGGCAATTTCAAGGCGGGGCGGTTCGCGCTCATTTCGGCCGACGAACTGGTCGTGGCGCACACGAACGAGACGGAATACCGCGCCTTTATCGCGAACAAGAAAAACGAGGCGCTCCATTCGCGGATGATCGTGATGCGCATTCCGTACAACCTGCGCGTCAGCCAGGAGGAGCGCATTTACCGGAAGCTGATCGACGCGTCCAACCTGCAAGGGGTGCACATCGCGCCGAACGCGCTCTGGACGGCGGCGGTGTTCAGCGTCTTGTCGCGGCTGCGCGAGCCGAAAAAGCCGGGCATCGATCTCGTCAAGAAAATGTACCTGTACGACGGCGCCGAAGTCGACGGCGTCAAGCAGGCGGACGTCGAGGAGCTGCGCCGCGAGCATCCGGACGAAGGCATGTCCGGCGTCGATCCGCGGTACGTCATCAACCGCATCTCCAGCGCGCTGATCAAAGGCGGTAAAGCCTGCATCAACGCGCTCGACGTGCTGAAATCGCTGAAGGACGGGCTCGACCAACATCCGTCGATTACGAAGGAAGAGCGCGAGCGGCTGCTCAACCTGATTACCGTCGCGCGCAAGGAATACGACCATCGCGCCAAGACGGAGGTGCAGCGCGCGTTCGTCTTCTCGTTCGAGGAGTCGGCGCGCACGCTGTTCAACAATTATCTCGACAACGTGGAAGCCTACTGCCACGGATACAAGATGAAAGACCCGATCACGGGCGAAGAGCGCGAACCCGACGAAAACCTGATGCGCTCGATCGAGGAGCAGATCGGCGTCACCGAAAATCAGAAGCGGGCGTTCCGCGAAGAAATTCTCATCAAGATTTCCGCGCTCGCCCGCCGCGGCAAGTCGTTCGACTATACGTCGCACGAGCGGCTGAAAGAAGCGATCGAAAAAAAACTGTTCGCCGATCTGAAAGACGTCGTCAAGATCACGACGTCTTCCCACCATCCCGACGAGGCGCAGGTCAAGCGGATGAACGAGGTTTCCCGGCGGCTGATCGACCATCACGGATATTGTGCGGTCTGCGCGAACGAACTGCTCAAGTACGTCGGCGGTCTTCTGAACCGGTAA
- a CDS encoding two-component sensor histidine kinase → MKSYFSLKYKLFLILACLSLIPISLVSYSSRHFLFRSSMEYSSSISSQYVRFVSHDISLYLKDLSQSFDALLTHSAFQKFLETPDDNLVEKADYLIAFRPVLRNALQSRNEIVGVLYLDELGKTYFESARKGFRYGFDFRRDPLYASFFGKRKEELSVPHTMDYIIGSPETVFSFVRPIYNLRTGEVRSWLIVEIREEKLKSMLSVPGYDYEGHLLLYHSGTGTAVSEVPNPPDVLECFRQSLGIRSGDNRILFTSGGIRYEAAYADIPYGDWKLVWLAPLSSMTRGVRQSSGWTLFIAVVSLAAALIIAFPVMKGVLRPLYKLKDGMHSLGRGTYVPIPPPYGNDEFGFLIRSYNQMLHELQRMEQEVYQTKIREKERELLQLQAQINPHFLFNTLETIESYAVKNNGEAVGEMVQLVARMMRYNVRNDGGWAPLKEEIAYIQNFLKIHYYRNGMDVGARFEIDSAALELPIMKLSIQPFVENSIKHGWSPHLDPREFLLTVKAEIARKAVSEAELHICIIDTGAGMAPHVLDKIREMITAEGEGEIKDPYFQRHTGIYNVFRRFRLAYGDKVYFSISSTPGEGTCVEIRVPVLVRS, encoded by the coding sequence ATGAAATCATATTTTTCCCTGAAATATAAGCTGTTTCTCATTTTAGCATGCCTTTCGCTGATTCCTATCTCGCTGGTCAGTTACAGTTCCCGGCATTTTCTGTTTCGGTCCAGTATGGAGTATTCGTCGTCCATTTCTTCGCAATACGTGCGATTCGTATCGCACGACATTTCCCTGTATTTAAAGGATCTCAGTCAATCGTTCGACGCGCTTTTGACGCACTCTGCGTTTCAAAAATTTCTGGAAACCCCCGATGATAATTTGGTGGAGAAAGCCGATTATCTCATCGCGTTTCGACCCGTGTTGCGAAACGCGCTTCAGTCCCGCAACGAAATCGTCGGCGTGTTGTATTTGGATGAATTAGGCAAAACGTATTTCGAATCCGCGCGCAAAGGATTCCGTTACGGTTTTGATTTTCGTCGCGACCCGCTTTATGCGTCTTTTTTCGGAAAGCGGAAGGAAGAACTGTCGGTACCGCATACGATGGATTATATCATCGGCTCTCCGGAAACCGTTTTCTCGTTCGTGCGGCCGATCTATAATCTGCGCACGGGCGAAGTTCGTTCGTGGCTTATCGTCGAGATTCGCGAAGAGAAGCTCAAAAGCATGCTCAGCGTTCCCGGGTACGACTACGAGGGACACCTTTTATTATACCATTCCGGGACAGGCACGGCGGTTTCCGAGGTTCCGAATCCTCCGGACGTTCTCGAGTGTTTTCGACAGTCATTGGGGATCCGTTCCGGCGACAACCGCATTCTGTTTACATCCGGCGGCATCCGATACGAAGCGGCTTACGCGGATATTCCTTACGGAGACTGGAAGTTGGTATGGCTGGCTCCGCTCAGCAGCATGACCCGAGGGGTTCGCCAATCGTCCGGCTGGACATTGTTCATCGCCGTGGTCAGTCTGGCCGCCGCGTTGATCATCGCCTTTCCGGTCATGAAAGGAGTTTTGCGGCCGCTTTACAAACTCAAAGACGGCATGCATAGTTTGGGACGGGGGACATACGTTCCGATTCCCCCTCCGTATGGTAACGACGAATTCGGGTTTTTGATCAGAAGTTACAATCAGATGCTGCACGAGTTGCAGCGCATGGAGCAAGAAGTATATCAAACAAAAATCAGGGAAAAAGAACGTGAACTTCTTCAATTGCAAGCTCAAATCAATCCCCACTTTTTGTTCAATACGTTGGAGACGATTGAATCGTACGCCGTCAAAAATAACGGGGAAGCCGTCGGCGAGATGGTTCAGCTTGTCGCGCGCATGATGCGTTACAATGTCCGCAATGACGGCGGCTGGGCGCCTTTGAAAGAGGAGATCGCCTATATTCAAAACTTCCTAAAAATCCACTATTATCGGAATGGAATGGATGTTGGGGCTCGGTTCGAGATCGATTCAGCTGCGTTAGAATTGCCGATTATGAAATTAAGCATTCAGCCGTTTGTAGAAAACTCGATCAAACACGGATGGAGCCCTCATTTGGACCCGCGGGAGTTTCTACTGACCGTAAAGGCGGAAATCGCGAGGAAGGCAGTATCGGAGGCCGAATTGCATATTTGCATTATCGACACCGGAGCGGGAATGGCGCCTCATGTTTTGGACAAAATTCGCGAAATGATCACCGCGGAGGGAGAAGGGGAAATAAAGGATCCGTATTTTCAAAGACATACAGGGATTTATAACGTTTTTCGTCGATTTCGGCTTGCCTATGGAGATAAGGTCTATTTTTCTATTTCTTCTACTCCTGGAGAGGGGACGTGTGTCGAAATTCGGGTCCCTGTTTTGGTACGTTCTTAA